The sequence AATCAGTGCCTTAATGTACGCTGCTTTTGTACTGTTTATATTGACTTTGGTTGTCAATATTTTGGCTGAGTTAGTAGTGTTGCGAGTCAAGCAACTGTAAAAAGACAAGGTGTGTTAAATAATGACTAGTTTTTCCGACCCACAGGATTTCCCTCGGGGTAGCTTACAGGGTTCAGCAAGCTCTCCTCGCACGCTATTCAATAATTTAATGAATGGTGTGATATTCGTTTGCGCTGGCTTAGCTTTATTACCTTTACTACTGGTACTTTCTTATCTACTTATCAAAGGCTTCGGTAGTCTAAGTTTAGATTTGTTTTACAAATTACCTCCAGCACCTTTGGATAAAGGTGGTGGTTTCGGTAATGCCATTGTCGGTACTTTGATAATGGTGGGAATTGGGGCTGCAATTAGCGTACCAATTGGAGTCGCAGCAGCAGTTTATCTCACTGAATTTAGCAAGGGACAAACGGCTCGTTGGATTCGCTTCGCTACCAACGTTTTGAGCGGAGTTCCTTCAATTATTGCTGGAGTTGTAACCTATGGTATTTTAGTCGCAACTAAGTATGTTGGATATTCTGCTATTGCAGGTGGGGTGGCTTTATCAATTTTGATGTTGCCAATTATCGTTAGAACTACAGACGAAGCCTTGCAGTTAGTATCTAAAGATTTGCGCCAAGCAGCTGTTGGAATTGGAGCTACCAACTATCAAACGGTTTTACTAGTAGTATTGCCTGCGGCTTTACCATCAATTATTACTGGTGTTACCTTATCTATTGCTCGTGCAGCAGGAGAAACTGCACCTCTAATCTTTACTGCTTTATTCTCCTTCTTCTGGGTCAGAAATTTAACCGAACCAACCGCTTCTCTTGCTGTTTTGGTTTATAACTTTGCAACATCTTTCGACAACAACCAGCAATCGGT comes from Rivularia sp. PCC 7116 and encodes:
- the pstA gene encoding phosphate ABC transporter permease PstA, which gives rise to MTSFSDPQDFPRGSLQGSASSPRTLFNNLMNGVIFVCAGLALLPLLLVLSYLLIKGFGSLSLDLFYKLPPAPLDKGGGFGNAIVGTLIMVGIGAAISVPIGVAAAVYLTEFSKGQTARWIRFATNVLSGVPSIIAGVVTYGILVATKYVGYSAIAGGVALSILMLPIIVRTTDEALQLVSKDLRQAAVGIGATNYQTVLLVVLPAALPSIITGVTLSIARAAGETAPLIFTALFSFFWVRNLTEPTASLAVLVYNFATSFDNNQQSVAWAASLVLVLMVLISSIIARFTTRSK